A single region of the Cucumis melo cultivar AY chromosome 3, USDA_Cmelo_AY_1.0, whole genome shotgun sequence genome encodes:
- the LOC103487740 gene encoding uncharacterized protein LOC103487740 isoform X1 — translation MNLLTINYPCASTNASSTYNPFTWRNSTFMGRKGIGLRNLQRVLPAGLSSRSNVKPNVFAKRKSARRLERNREEVSITSSSADDNAQEVKMNSSDSSPKNHLINISSRSSVLQACIITSGLIAALGVIIRQVSHVASIEGLPVIDCTSEVSFSFEVWQLQLIIGLVFLISSSRLLLLKIWPDFAESSEAANRQVLTSLEPLDYAVVALLPGISEELLFRGALIPLLGFNWASVVVTAAIFGILHLGGGRKYSFAIWATFVGLAYGYATIESSSIVVPMASHALNNLVGGILWRYESWSLENLED, via the exons ATGAATTTGCTCACTATAAACTATCCATGCGCATCAACGAACGCCAGTTCCACCTACAATCCATTCACATGGCGGAATTCTACTTTCATGG GTAGGAAGGGTATTGGCCTCCGCAATTTACAAAGGGTTCTCCCAGCTGGATTATCCAGT AGATCAAATGTAAAGCCAAACGTTTTTGCAAAGCGGAAATCCGCGAGGAGATTGGAAAGAAATCGTGAGGAAGTTTCTATAACGTCCTCTTCTGCTGATGATAATGCTCAAGAAGTGAAGATGAACTCTTCTGATAGTTCACCAAAGAACCACTTGATTAATATCTCCTCAAGAAGTTCTGTGCTTCAGGCTTGCATTATTACTTCTGGGTTGATTGCTGCTTTGGGTGTAATAATTCGACAG GTATCTCATGTTGCATCGATCGAGGGATTGCCAGTGATTGACTGCACTTCGGAAGTATCAT TTAGTTTTGAGGTGTGGCAACTTCAGTTGATCATAGGACTGGTTTTTCTAATATCTTCATCCCGCCttttacttttgaaaatatGGCCAGACTTTGCTGAGTCCAGTGAAGCAGCTAATAGGCAG GTGCTCACTTCTCTTGAACCTTTAGATTATGCGGTAGTTGCCCTTTTGCCTGGGATTAGCGAG GAATTGCTTTTCCGTGGTGCATTGATACCGCTCTTGGGATTCAACTGGGCAAGTGTCGTCGTGACAGCTGCCATTTTTGGCATTCTACACTTGGGTGGTGGCCGGAAGTATTCGTTTGCTATATG GGCAACTTTTGTTGGGCTTGCATATGGCTATGCGACCATAGAGTCCTCCAGTATCGTTGTGCCGATGGCTTCTCATGCATTGAATAATTTGGTTGGAGGAATTCTGTGGCGCTACGAATCATGGTCTTTAGAGAATCTTGAGGATTGA
- the LOC103487743 gene encoding two-component response regulator ARR11 translates to MENGFSSPRSDAFPIGLRVLVVDDDPTWLKILEKMLKKCSYEVTTCCLAREALSLLRERKDGYDIVISDVNMPDMDGFKLLEHVGLEMDLPVIMMSVDGETSRVMKGVQHGACDYLLKPIRMKELRNIWQHVLRKKIQEGRDIEGHDVIEGIHILRNVADRYDDSQFLRGEELFSVRKRKDIDKHEDKDFCDTSSAKKARVVWSVDLHQKFVKAVNQIGFDKVGPKKILDLMNVPWLTRENVASHLQKYRLYLSRLQKENDPKACFVVGMKHKDPCSKDGDGNFGLHSSLAVPQNDVTNSSFSFSGDNFLLQNVDSIGCEVDRKRVVQEHTSEPKRAAGRSVPEPIKARCTQMKFNNTIHPVEPEGKFPAFDPSNRSCYPWVEAPEIKFKQESKPIVHLEGDFNQFPPTVPPHQVQMDQLQSISSISSGRSATEKDIASSIESKPPYSENCSQQRVHLNLPKTPTDSFAGKAKSFNEMNDHFDPNSTTTTPLGKNQNFNPSCISTDLGSGLPFATIDEDLQGFLLQDCCYPKNLEHQIIEFPDYGDPGIFTEVPTHLHDAMRFGYDYSYDPTEYPVIDEGLFIA, encoded by the exons ATGGAAAATGGCTTCTCTTCTCCTCGAAGCGATGCGTTTCCTATCGGTCTTCGTGTTCTTGTCGTTGATGATGATCCAACATGGCTGAAAATCCTGGAAAAGATGCTCAAGAAGTGCTCTTACGAAG TGACTACATGTTGTTTGGCAAGGGAGGCTCTGAGCCTGCTTAGGGAGAGAAAAGATGGATATGATATCGTAATCAGCGACGTCAACATGCCTGATATGGATGGATTTAAACTCCTTGAGCATGTGGGATTGGAAATGGACCTGCCAGTTATCA TGATGTCGGTTGACGGAGAAACAAGTAGAGTGATGAAAGGGGTTCAACATGGTGCTTGTGATTATCTTCTAAAGCCGATACGAATGAAAGAACTTAGGAATATATGGCAGCACGTATTGCGAAAGAAGATACAAGAGGGAAGAGATATTGAAGGGCATGATGTTATTGAAGGGATCCACATACTACGAAATGTGGCAGATAGATACGATGATAGCCAGTTCCTCAGGGGAGAGGAACTGTTTTCAGTGAGGAAACGAAAAGATATTGATAAGCATGAGGACAAAGACTTTTGTGACACTTCTTCCGCAAAGAAAGCAAGGGTTGTTTGGTCAGTTGATTTGCACCAGAAATTTGTAAAGGCAGTAAACCAGATAGGCTTTGACA AAGTTGGTCCTAAAAAGATACTTGATCTGATGAATGTCCCTTGGCTAACTAGGGAAAATGTAGCTAGCCACTTGCAG AAATATCGCCTCTATTTGAGTCGACTGCAGAAAGAAAATGATCCAAAAGCTTGCTTTGTTGTTGGGATGAAACATAAAGATCCGTGTTCGAAGGATGGAGATGGAAACTTCGGCCTTCATAGTTCATTAGCGGTGCCACAAAATGATGTCACAAACAGCAGCTTTAGCTTTTCAGGTGATAACTTCCTGCTACAGAATGTAGATTCCATAGGCTGTGAAGTTGATAGGAAAAGGGTTGTTCAAGAGCATACATCAGAGCCAAAAAGAGCTGCTGGTAGGAGTGTTCCTGAACCAATAAAGGCGCGGTGTACGCAGATGAAATTCAACAACACTATTCACCCGGTTGAACCTGAAGGGAAGTTTCCAGCATTTGATCCAAGCAACCGAAGCTGTTACCCTTGGGTTGAAGCTCCAGAAATCAAGTTCAAACAAGAAAGCAAGCCAATCGTGCATTTAGAAGGAGATTTCAATCAATTCCCTCCAACGGTTCCGCCACACCAAGTTCAAATGGACCAACTACAATCGATTTCGTCCATTAGTTCTGGAAGGTCAGCAACAGAGAAAGATATAGCAAGCTCCATTGAAAGTAAGCCTCCATATTCTGAAAACTGTAGCCAACAGAGGGTCCATTTAAATCTACCAAAAACACCAACTGATTCATTTGCTGGGAAGGCAAAGAGTTTCAACGAAATGAATGATCATTTTGATCCCAATTCAACTACAACTACTCCATTGGGCAAAAACCAGAATTTCAATCCTAGCTGCATTTCAACTGATTTAGGAAGTGGATTACCTTTTGCAACCATTGATGAAGACTTGCAGGGCTTTTTGCTTCAAGATTGCTGCTATCCGAAGAACCTTGAACATCAGATTATAGAGTTTCCAGATTATGGTGATCCAGGCATCTTCACTGAAGTTCCTACTCACCTTCACGATGCAATGAGGTTTGGCTACGATTATTCCTATGACCCAACTGAGTATCCGGTGATAGATGAAGGCCTATTTATTGCATGA
- the LOC103487741 gene encoding E3 ubiquitin-protein ligase AIRP2-like, whose amino-acid sequence MYYRLAMSSCADSLKVLEEDVRRANALAAAIPRAKHGSYLQMKLVYNQLAPFFLFLLQWLDCSCTCILPRYLNFFHILVYKVYTDGRPNISAHGRKATVKDFYAVILPSLQRLQANVEEFDNAKEKHAKFDNSSERRIQGDGKLSNGDLEREDECGICLEPSTKMVLPNCCHSMCIKCYHNWNMRSESCPFCRGSLKRIKSEDLWVLTCNEDVVDAEKVSKEDLSRFYLYISSLPKEYPDALFLVYYEYLI is encoded by the exons ATGTATTATCGGCTAGCGATGTCTTCTTGTGCGGATTCTCTGAAGGTCCTGGAAGAAGATGTTCGGCGCGCCAATGCTTT GGCTGCTGCAATTCCAAGAGCCAAACATGGTTCCTATCTTCAAATGAAGCTGGTTTACAATCAATTGGCTCCTTTCTTTCTGTTTTTGTTGCAATGGCTGGATTGCTCATGCACTTGTATACTTCCCAGATACCTAAATTTCTTCCACATACTTGTTTACAAG GTTTACACTGATGGAAGACCTAACATATCAGCACATGGAAGAAAGGCTACTGTCAAGGATTTTTATG CTGTCATATTGCCATCCCTTCAACGGCTCCAAGCAAATGTCGAGGAGTTCGACAACGCTAAAGAGAAGCATGCCAAGTTCGATAATTCTAGCGAGAGAAGAATCCAAGGAGATGGAAAACTCTCCAACGGTGATTTAGAAAGAGAAGATGAGTGTGGGATTTGCTTAGAACCTTCAACAAAAATGGTGTTGCCAAACTGCTGCCATTCAATGTGCATCAAATGTTACCACAATTG GAACATGAGATCAGAATCGTGCCCATTTTGCCGGGGAAGCTTGAAGAGGATCAAATCAGAGGATTTGTGGGTGCTAACTTGCAATGAAGATGTGGTTGATGCTGAAAAGGTTTCAAAGGAAGATCTATCACGGTTCTACCTATATATAAGCAGTCTACCAAAGGAATATCCAGACGCTCTTTTCTTAGTTTATTATGAATACTTGATTTGA
- the LOC103487733 gene encoding very-long-chain 3-oxoacyl-CoA reductase 1 yields MQLGCIEQLKSQPIWVLFFLALGSLSALKFILIILKWIYVNFLRPSKNLKKYGSWALVTGPTDGIGKSFAFQLARKGLNLVLVGRNPEKLKDVSDSIVAKYGSIQIKSVVVDFSGDLSEGIKRITEAIEGLDVGVLINNVGVSYPYGRFFHEVDEELLNNLIKVNVEGTTKVTHAVLPGMLKRKRGAIVNIGSGAAIVIPSDPLYTVYAATKAYIDQFSRCLYVEYKKSGIDVQCQVPLYVATKMASIRRSSFFVPSTNGYAAAALRWIGYEPRCTPYWPHQLLWGLVSLLPESVVDGWRLNFCLGIRKRGQLKDSRKKE; encoded by the exons ATGCAGCTCGGTTGTATCGAACAACTTAAATCTCAACCCATCtgggttttattttttttagcaTTGGGATCTCTCTCAGCTCTCAAATTCATACTAATCATTCTCAAATGGATCTATGTTAATTTCCTCCGACCCTCAAAGAATCTCAAGAAATACGGTTCATGGGCACTCGTCACTGGACCCACTGATGGTATCGGTAAGAGTTTCGCTTTTCAGTTGGCTCGTAAAGGGCTCAATCTCGTTTTGGTGGGTCGGAACCCTGAGAAACTCAAAGATGTTTCTGATTCTATTGTTGCTAAGTACGGTAGCATCCAGATTAAGAGCGTTGTCGTTGATTTCTCCGGTGATCTTTCAGAAGGTATTAAGAGAATCACTGAAGCGATTGAAGGTTTGGATGTTGGGGTTTTGATTAATAACGTTGGGGTTTCATATCCGTATGGAAGGTTTTTTCATGAAGTGGATGAGGAGCTTCTGAATAACTTAATTAAGGTCAATGTTGAAGGCACCACTAAGGTGACTCATGCTGTTTTGCCTGGAATGTTGAAGAGGAAGAGAGGTGCCATTGTTAATATTGGTTCTGGTGCTGCTATTGTTATTCCTTCAGATCCCCTATATACTGTTTATGCTGCTACCAAAGC GTACATCGATCAATTCTCGAGATGCTTGTATGTGGAGTACAAGAAGAGTGGAATTGATGTGCAATGTCAG GTTCCGCTATATGTTGCTACCAAAATGGCGTCAATTCGAAGATCATCCTTCTTCGTTCCCTCAACCAATGGATATGCAGCAGCAGCTCTACGCTGGATCGGTTACGAGCCGCGCTGCACACCGTATTGGCCCCATCAACTTTTATGGGGTTTGGTGTCCTTGTTGCCGGAGTCTGTTGTCGATGGTTGGCGCCTGAACTTTTGTCTTGGCATCAGAAAGAGAGGACAACTGAAAGATTCCAGGAAAAAAGAGTAG
- the LOC103488533 gene encoding VQ motif-containing protein 20-like: MSPQHQQQQIHGKRDNQINNNANKPLSPPSLKINKDSHLIRKSSSSSNTSSPSSSSSSTTSLVNGVPTAVAKPPQRHPVIIYTHSPKIIHTHPRDFMALVQKLTGMSRSDDEASTKATAKSVDENNKVFKVVNDDNESSSVLTTDENCCNGSGSSGAVEGGQVNSCFGPASFEPPPPPPPPPPQLANSYLTNMPVYGPNSTEFLCGNQPIFNYDDSLLFGGSNIPSLSSNGISDFSEF; encoded by the coding sequence ATGAGtcctcaacatcaacaacaacaaatCCATGGAAAGAGGGATAATCAAATCAACAACAATGCCAATAAACCATTGTCTCCACCGTCATTGAAGATCAATAAGGATTCTCATTTGATTCGGAAATCTTCCTCTTCTTCCAATACTTCTTCTCCATCTTCCTCTTCATCTTCCACTACCTCTCTTGTCAATGGCGTTCCCACCGCTGTCGCTAAGCCGCCTCAACGACATCCGGTGATTATATACACACATTCTCCCAAAATCATTCATACACATCCTCGAGATTTCATGGCCTTGGTTCAAAAGCTAACCGGAATGTCTCGATCTGATGATGAAGCTTCTACGAAAGCAACGGCGAAATCCGTCGATGAGAATAATAAAGTATTTAAAGTTGTGAATGATGATAATGAATCGTCGTCTGTTTTGACGACGGATGAAAATTGCTGTAATGGTAGCGGATCAAGCGGTGCGGTGGAAGGTGGTCAGGTTAATTCGTGTTTTGGTCCGGCGAGTTTTGAGCCAccgccaccaccaccaccacctccGCCACAACTGGCGAATTCTTACCTAACGAATATGCCGGTTTATGGGCCGAATTCGACGGAGTTTTTGTGCGGTAATCAACCGATTTTTAACTATGATGATTCTTTGCTTTTTGGTGGTTCCAATATTCCTTCTCTTTCGTCCAACGGAATTAGTGATTTTAGCGAATTTTag
- the LOC103487740 gene encoding uncharacterized protein LOC103487740 isoform X2 produces the protein MRINERQFHLQSIHMAEFYFHGKGIGLRNLQRVLPAGLSSRSNVKPNVFAKRKSARRLERNREEVSITSSSADDNAQEVKMNSSDSSPKNHLINISSRSSVLQACIITSGLIAALGVIIRQVSHVASIEGLPVIDCTSEVSFSFEVWQLQLIIGLVFLISSSRLLLLKIWPDFAESSEAANRQVLTSLEPLDYAVVALLPGISEELLFRGALIPLLGFNWASVVVTAAIFGILHLGGGRKYSFAIWATFVGLAYGYATIESSSIVVPMASHALNNLVGGILWRYESWSLENLED, from the exons ATGCGCATCAACGAACGCCAGTTCCACCTACAATCCATTCACATGGCGGAATTCTACTTTCATGG GAAGGGTATTGGCCTCCGCAATTTACAAAGGGTTCTCCCAGCTGGATTATCCAGT AGATCAAATGTAAAGCCAAACGTTTTTGCAAAGCGGAAATCCGCGAGGAGATTGGAAAGAAATCGTGAGGAAGTTTCTATAACGTCCTCTTCTGCTGATGATAATGCTCAAGAAGTGAAGATGAACTCTTCTGATAGTTCACCAAAGAACCACTTGATTAATATCTCCTCAAGAAGTTCTGTGCTTCAGGCTTGCATTATTACTTCTGGGTTGATTGCTGCTTTGGGTGTAATAATTCGACAG GTATCTCATGTTGCATCGATCGAGGGATTGCCAGTGATTGACTGCACTTCGGAAGTATCAT TTAGTTTTGAGGTGTGGCAACTTCAGTTGATCATAGGACTGGTTTTTCTAATATCTTCATCCCGCCttttacttttgaaaatatGGCCAGACTTTGCTGAGTCCAGTGAAGCAGCTAATAGGCAG GTGCTCACTTCTCTTGAACCTTTAGATTATGCGGTAGTTGCCCTTTTGCCTGGGATTAGCGAG GAATTGCTTTTCCGTGGTGCATTGATACCGCTCTTGGGATTCAACTGGGCAAGTGTCGTCGTGACAGCTGCCATTTTTGGCATTCTACACTTGGGTGGTGGCCGGAAGTATTCGTTTGCTATATG GGCAACTTTTGTTGGGCTTGCATATGGCTATGCGACCATAGAGTCCTCCAGTATCGTTGTGCCGATGGCTTCTCATGCATTGAATAATTTGGTTGGAGGAATTCTGTGGCGCTACGAATCATGGTCTTTAGAGAATCTTGAGGATTGA
- the LOC103487745 gene encoding protein HHL1, chloroplastic — MDVAMSLNALVRLPLSNSKLHEDGLVRHSLFSARTMHKLEHTYRRAFVVEAKGKKGMQSRLSQRPGPPPLPKIEDDGNPKFVIFIRMANVYLWYPLSLINGGTTAKIMVAAKDNFLGKYIYKDTLARNLAAVIYRDEKEIQKTAFKQFRVLRTATEFRYGYKLVENGNLRSALSTTDVIELPTQDQLKTVLDKVKDFFGDAKESFGKLTALGSPEGEEADDNSTEKAKVKT, encoded by the exons ATGGACGTCGCCATGTCTCTCAACGCTCTGGTTCGACTTCCCCTTTCCAATTCCAAGCTACACGAAGATGGGTTGGTCCGCCACTCTCTCTTCTCTGCAAGGACGATGCACAAGCTTGAGCACACTTATCGCCGGGCTTTCGTCGTCGAAGCCAAAGGCAAAAAAGGGATGCAATCTCGTCTGTCTCAAAGACCTGGCCCTCCTCCGCTGCCCAAGATTGAAGACGATGGCAACCCTAAATTCGTTATCTTCATCCGTATGGCCAAT GTCTATTTATGGTACCCGCTGAGTCTTATAAATGGTGGCACAACCGCCAAAATCATGGTTGCTGCAAAAGATAATTTTCTTGggaaatatatctataaagaTACTCTGGCTAGGAACCTTGCCGCTGTTATTTACCGT GATGAAAAGGAGATACAAAAGACGGCATTTAAACAGTTTCGTGTGTTGCGGACAGCAACAGAGTTCAGATATGGCTACAAGCTTGTT GAAAATGGCAATTTGAGATCCGCACTTTCTACCACAGATGTAATTGAG CTTCCAACTCAAGACCAGCTGAAGACAGTTCTCGATAAAGTTAAAGACTTCTTTGGAGATGCAAAGGAATCATTTGGCAAACTCACTGCACTAGGCTCACCCGAAGGCGAAGAGGCAGACGATAACTCTACAGAGAAGGCCAA GGTTAAAACTTGA
- the LOC103487744 gene encoding protein WVD2-like 7 — protein sequence MGESACLLRSFSHPSDASREAKEGDPIRALGESISFGRFMSESLAWEKWSAFSHNRYQEELERFSKPGSVAQKKAYFEAHYKRKAAQKAAAELEEANTEGTMKQVKTEKTEVCTSSCVESEPLRSPTCQVIESNEQQNIVQNTESVSPADADVHDSMNEESMVETLTTDKVEEVLDQNNSMETAPNIENDNQNEKDEDHAKTAVAEEVKTPAENPPAEREIISSGGSLKRLRNYSKLLTRSWSSKSQSSPAKQATTPSQQFIHKGNATPKSKKHVGTIVEKLSMKSVHMSMNFNSGPKEIGKTSPKLPQIGRKRTHMSSLAPSKETSTPPPKFVSRVASSVNGLLKQPLIKPPLENKRCMKSSNASGTGSKERPPLICSPFSFRSEERVAKRREFFQKLEEKANSKEMEQKQLQARCQERKKNDITKLRQSRNFEAKENQDSNQGSKPTTDHIKMIPVTRPRSPKLGRKSASCSAVQSISSLPPKRPSVTSNDSKSVVRKRYGGTTRSVTSFGKKTNGCENFSPNIQT from the exons ATGGGTGAATCGGCTTGCCTTCTCAGATCTTTCTCTCATCCTTCTGATGCTTCACGTGAGGCCAAAGAG ggagatccaattcgagCTCTTGGAGAATCCATTTCCTTCGGGAGGTTTATGTCAGAGTCTCTTGCTTGGGAGAAATGGTCTGCATTCTCTCATAACCGTTACCAGGAAGAACTTGAAAGATTCTCCAAACCGGGTTCTGTTGCTCAGAAGAAGGCATATTTTGAAGCTCATTACAAGAGGAAAGCTGCACAAAAAGCAgcagctgagctcgaggaagcAAACACTGAGGGGACGATGAAGCAAGTCAAAACCGAGAAAACAGAAGTTTGCACCAGCTCTTGTGTGGAGTCAGAGCCTTTGAGATCACCAACCTGCCAAGTGATTGAAAGTAATGAACAACAGAATATTGTTCAGAATACTGAGTCTGTATCTCCCGCTGATGCTGATGTTCATGATTCTATGAATGAGGAGAGTATGGTGGAAACACTAACAACAGACAAGGTGGAAGAAGTTCTTGACCAAAACAATTCCATGGAGACTGCTCCTAATATTGAAAATGACAACCAGAATGAGAAGGATGAAGACCACGCCAAAACTGCGGTTGCTGAAGAAGTGAAAACTCCGGCCGAGAAC CCACCTGCTGAAAGGGAGATCATATCTTCAGGGGGGAGCTTGAAAAGATTAAGGAATTACTCCAAATTATTGACTCGAAGTTGGTCATCGAAGTCTCAATCCTCTCCTGCCAAACAAGCAACAACCCCTAGTCAACAGTTCATACACAAGGGTAATGCAACTCCAAAGAGTAAGAAACATGTAGGGACTATTGTCGAGAAATTGAGTATGAAATCCGTCCACATGTCGATGAATTTTAATTCCGGCCCGAAAGAAATAGGTAAAACAAGTCCAAAACTTCCACAAATTGGAAGAAAAAGGACACATATGAGTTCACTTGCACCATCAAAAGAGACTTCAACACCTCCTCCGAAGTTTGTCAGTAGGGTAGCG TCATCTGTTAATGGATTGTTAAAGCAACCTTTGATCAAACCCCCATTAGAAAATAAAAG ATGCATGAAGTCTTCAAATGCAAGTGGAACCGGAAGCAAAGAACGGCCTCCTCTTATATGCTCTCCTTTCAGCTTCAGGAGTGAAGAAAGAGTCGCGAAACGGAGAGAG TTCTTTCAAAAGCTCGAAGAAAAAGCTAATTCCAAAGAGATGGAGCAAAAGCAACTGCAGGCAAGATGTCAG gaaagaaagaagaatgacATTACCAAATTACGTCAAAGCAGAAATTTTGAAGCCAAGGAAAATCAAGATTCTAACCAGGGATCAAAACCAACTACTGATCACATTAAAATG ATCCCTGTCACGAGACCTCGATCGCCCAAGCTAGGGAGGAAATCAGCAAGTTGCAGTGCGGTACAGAGTATAAGCTCTCTGCCTCCAAAGAGGCCATCAGTCACTTCCAATGATTCCAAGAGTGTTGTAAGAAAGAGGTACGGAGGCACCACTCGATCAGTCACTTCTTTTGGGAAGAAAACGAATGGCTGTGAAAATTTTTCTCCAAATATCCAAACTTGA